A DNA window from Bradyrhizobium barranii subsp. barranii contains the following coding sequences:
- a CDS encoding ABC transporter substrate-binding protein, with the protein MKIAISALRRLVAGLRARGRQLGLAGLGLTALASSAMAEAQLEKTEIRYQGWAGQVTFIELADDLGYLAPLKLKWVGNTISGPQDIQTVVTGDIDIGGAFYGAIIKLIAARAPIKAVVGYYGSDDNTYNGYYVKEDSPIKTARDLIGKKVAVNTLGAHLEFVLREYLARNGLTPAEAKQVTLVAIPPVTGEQALRQGQVEVSTLNGVLRDKALERGGIRRLFADSDIFGNFTGGSYVLRDKFIKDNPNASRKLIEGVSRAIAWAQTTPPEEVRARFERIIADRKRNEDATPIKYWKSTGVATRGGVIGDAELQVWIDWLVKDGLLKQDQLKPSDIYTNEFNHFRPGKTAEAK; encoded by the coding sequence ATGAAGATCGCTATCTCTGCGTTGCGTCGTCTGGTTGCCGGCCTGCGGGCAAGAGGGCGGCAACTCGGTCTGGCCGGCCTCGGCCTGACGGCTCTCGCCAGCAGTGCCATGGCCGAGGCGCAGCTCGAAAAGACCGAGATTCGTTACCAGGGCTGGGCCGGGCAGGTGACGTTCATCGAACTGGCCGACGATCTCGGCTATCTCGCGCCGCTCAAGCTCAAATGGGTCGGCAACACCATCAGCGGTCCGCAGGACATCCAGACCGTCGTCACCGGCGACATCGATATCGGCGGCGCGTTCTATGGCGCGATCATCAAGCTGATCGCAGCCAGGGCGCCGATCAAGGCTGTTGTCGGCTATTACGGCTCGGACGACAACACCTACAACGGCTACTACGTGAAGGAGGACAGTCCGATTAAGACCGCGCGCGACCTGATCGGCAAGAAGGTCGCGGTGAACACGCTGGGGGCGCATCTCGAATTCGTGCTGCGCGAGTATCTGGCCCGCAATGGCCTGACGCCGGCGGAGGCGAAGCAGGTGACGCTGGTTGCGATCCCGCCGGTCACCGGTGAGCAGGCGCTGCGGCAGGGGCAGGTCGAGGTCAGCACGCTGAACGGCGTGCTGCGCGACAAGGCGCTGGAGCGCGGCGGCATCCGCAGGCTGTTCGCGGACTCTGACATCTTCGGAAACTTCACCGGCGGGTCCTATGTGCTGCGGGACAAGTTCATCAAGGACAATCCCAACGCGTCCCGCAAGCTGATCGAGGGCGTGTCCCGTGCCATCGCCTGGGCGCAGACGACGCCGCCCGAGGAGGTCCGCGCCCGCTTCGAACGCATCATTGCCGATCGCAAGCGCAACGAGGACGCAACACCCATCAAATACTGGAAGAGCACGGGTGTCGCGACCAGGGGCGGGGTGATCGGCGATGCTGAGCTCCAGGTGTGGATCGACTGGCTGGTCAAGGACGGTCTGTTGAAGCAGGACCAGCTCAAGCCATCGGACATCTATACCAACGAGTTCAACCATTTCCGCCCCGGCAAGACCGCGGAGGCCAAATGA
- a CDS encoding ABC transporter ATP-binding protein — translation MTMAKIRFEHVRKEFLVRGKDGGPAQSFTALDDITLDVRAGEFLALVGPSGCGKSTLLDLLGGLTAPSSGRILLDGNAIEGPARDRGIVFQQYALFPWRTAAQNVEFGLDIAGLKARERRERALHYLDLVGLSGFADRYPHELSGGMKQRVAIARSLAYDPEVLLMDEPFAALDAQTRETLQGELLRIWRRTGKTILFITHGIDEAVVLGQRVAVMTSRPGRIKQIVDIPAELHSETEDVRSLPQFGQVRHEVWSLLRDEVLKAQGSQVPAPDGERAGKKELAHV, via the coding sequence ATGACCATGGCCAAGATCCGCTTCGAGCACGTCCGCAAGGAGTTCCTGGTCCGCGGCAAGGATGGCGGGCCGGCGCAGAGCTTCACTGCGCTCGATGATATCACGCTGGATGTTCGTGCCGGCGAATTCCTGGCGCTGGTCGGGCCGAGCGGCTGCGGCAAGTCGACCTTGCTGGATCTGCTCGGCGGACTGACGGCGCCGAGCAGCGGACGCATCCTGCTCGATGGCAACGCCATCGAGGGCCCGGCGCGCGACCGCGGCATCGTGTTCCAGCAATATGCGCTGTTTCCCTGGCGCACAGCCGCGCAGAACGTCGAGTTCGGGCTCGACATCGCGGGTCTCAAAGCCAGGGAGCGGCGCGAGCGGGCTCTGCATTATCTCGATCTGGTCGGACTGTCCGGCTTTGCCGACCGCTATCCGCACGAACTCTCCGGCGGCATGAAGCAACGCGTCGCAATCGCGCGAAGCCTTGCCTACGATCCGGAGGTGCTGCTGATGGACGAGCCCTTTGCCGCGCTCGACGCACAGACGCGTGAGACGCTGCAAGGCGAGCTGCTGCGGATCTGGCGCAGGACCGGGAAAACCATCCTGTTCATCACGCACGGCATCGACGAGGCCGTCGTGCTCGGCCAGCGCGTGGCCGTGATGACCTCGCGCCCCGGCCGGATCAAGCAGATTGTCGATATTCCCGCCGAGCTGCACAGCGAGACCGAGGACGTCCGCTCGCTGCCCCAGTTCGGGCAGGTCAGGCACGAGGTGTGGTCCTTGCTGCGCGACGAAGTGTTGAAGGCGCAGGGCTCCCAGGTGCCCGCGCCGGACGGCGAGCGCGCAGGAAAGAAGGAGTTGGCTCATGTCTAA
- a CDS encoding ABC transporter permease, whose amino-acid sequence MSNLEILTLLELAEGSPKDRARPRAGAVAAATGSLVRWFGIIGQRSLPLLVFLAVWETTPRLGLIDVTFLPPFSEVIAAGWQLAQSGELYDDVCASLLRALSGFLIAIVLFVPLGVLTGWYARLGDFLNQIIEIARNTAPLALLPVFILLLGIGELSKVTMVVYSCAWPLLLNTIAAVRQVDPLLVKSARTMGATPSQLFRKVILPASLPTIFVGIRLASASAMLVLVASEMVGAKSGLGYLIINSQYSFLIPQMYFGILGITVIGLVFNAILETLERRLMRWKAPAA is encoded by the coding sequence ATGTCTAATCTGGAAATCCTGACGTTGCTGGAGCTAGCCGAGGGGAGTCCGAAAGACCGGGCCAGACCACGCGCCGGCGCGGTTGCCGCCGCGACGGGCAGCCTGGTGCGATGGTTCGGCATCATCGGGCAACGATCCCTGCCGCTGCTGGTGTTCCTGGCTGTCTGGGAGACGACGCCGCGCCTCGGGTTGATCGACGTGACGTTCCTGCCGCCGTTCTCCGAGGTGATCGCCGCTGGCTGGCAGCTCGCGCAGAGCGGTGAACTCTATGACGACGTCTGTGCAAGCCTGCTTCGAGCCCTGAGCGGCTTCCTGATCGCCATTGTCCTCTTCGTGCCGTTGGGTGTGCTGACGGGATGGTACGCCCGGCTCGGCGACTTCTTGAACCAGATCATCGAGATCGCGCGCAACACGGCGCCACTTGCGCTGCTCCCTGTTTTCATCCTGCTGCTCGGCATTGGTGAGCTCTCGAAGGTCACCATGGTGGTTTATAGCTGCGCTTGGCCGTTACTTCTCAATACGATCGCAGCCGTGCGCCAGGTCGATCCGCTGCTGGTCAAGTCAGCGCGGACGATGGGCGCGACACCGAGCCAGTTGTTCCGGAAGGTGATCCTGCCGGCATCATTGCCGACGATCTTCGTCGGCATCCGTCTGGCGAGCGCATCCGCGATGCTGGTCCTGGTGGCGTCAGAAATGGTCGGCGCGAAATCGGGGCTCGGCTATCTCATCATCAACAGCCAATACAGCTTCCTGATCCCCCAGATGTATTTTGGCATCCTGGGCATTACCGTGATCGGCCTCGTCTTCAACGCGATCCTCGAGACGCTGGAACGCCGCCTGATGCGCTGGAAGGCGCCGGCCGCCTAA
- the epsC gene encoding serine O-acetyltransferase EpsC: protein MSDNPPESPSGGRWQLDGIVAELRLSREETHSIRRDGEARRAPSREALQAILDGLTEALFPRHYGQFDLDGENIDYFVGNRLSIALDGLCDQIHRGARFVGDELIPGYRREDAVELTRQFGERLPVVRGLLISDLRAAFVGDPAARNFPEILIGYPGMTAIIHHRLAHILDGLNARLIARLVAEIAHTRTGIDIHPGASIGSGFFIDHGTGVVIGETAIIGDNVRIYQAVTLGARHFPTDDDGHLIKGDARHPIVEDDVVIYAGATILGRITIGRGATIGGNVWVTQDVPPNSIVTQATARNKQG from the coding sequence ATGTCAGATAACCCGCCGGAATCGCCCAGCGGCGGGCGCTGGCAGCTTGACGGGATTGTCGCCGAGCTTCGCCTCTCGCGCGAAGAAACACACAGCATAAGGCGCGACGGAGAGGCGCGACGCGCTCCCTCGCGCGAGGCGCTTCAGGCCATTCTGGATGGCCTCACCGAGGCGCTGTTTCCGAGGCATTACGGTCAGTTCGACCTCGACGGCGAGAATATCGACTATTTCGTCGGCAATCGCCTGAGCATCGCCCTCGACGGCCTTTGCGACCAGATCCACCGCGGCGCACGATTCGTCGGTGACGAGCTGATCCCGGGCTACCGGCGCGAGGACGCGGTCGAGCTGACGCGGCAGTTCGGCGAGCGCCTGCCGGTGGTGCGTGGACTCCTGATCTCCGATCTGAGAGCCGCCTTCGTCGGCGATCCCGCAGCCAGGAACTTTCCGGAGATCCTGATCGGATATCCGGGCATGACGGCGATCATCCATCACCGGCTGGCACATATCCTTGATGGGCTCAATGCGCGCTTGATCGCCCGACTTGTCGCGGAGATCGCTCATACGAGAACCGGGATCGACATTCACCCCGGCGCCAGCATCGGATCCGGCTTCTTCATTGATCACGGGACCGGTGTGGTCATCGGGGAGACCGCAATCATCGGCGACAATGTCCGGATCTATCAGGCCGTGACGCTCGGCGCGCGCCACTTTCCAACCGACGACGATGGCCATCTGATCAAGGGCGATGCACGGCATCCGATCGTCGAGGACGACGTCGTGATTTATGCCGGCGCAACCATCCTCGGGCGGATCACGATCGGCCGAGGCGCGACGATCGGCGGCAACGTCTGGGTCACCCAGGACGTGCCGCCGAACAGCATCGTGACGCAGGCCACCGCCCGCAACAAGCAGGGTTAG
- a CDS encoding flavin reductase family protein: MGKSDIHLVSGDDEVEHQFRAVMRRLAGGVTIITAGRDEDITGMTVTSLTSLSASPPRLLVSVNRQASSFARIARYGVFGVSILGSDQQALAGRFSDKSLKGHERFDGIRWSAGAAGVPLLGDTLATIECKVEEIIERHSHGIIIGSLLSFELSRELSGLVYWNGQYIRITHDFDLDLLAEISIPLAHVR, encoded by the coding sequence ATGGGAAAGTCCGACATTCATCTTGTCAGCGGCGATGACGAGGTCGAGCATCAGTTTCGAGCCGTGATGCGGCGCCTGGCCGGCGGCGTCACCATCATCACGGCCGGTCGCGACGAGGACATCACCGGCATGACGGTGACGTCCCTGACATCGCTCAGCGCCAGTCCGCCCCGGCTACTAGTCAGCGTCAACCGGCAGGCCTCGTCCTTTGCTCGAATCGCGCGCTACGGCGTATTCGGCGTCAGCATTCTGGGATCGGATCAGCAGGCCCTCGCCGGGCGCTTCAGCGACAAAAGCTTGAAGGGCCACGAGCGCTTCGACGGGATCAGATGGTCCGCGGGGGCGGCCGGCGTGCCGCTGCTTGGCGACACTCTCGCAACCATCGAATGCAAGGTCGAGGAAATCATCGAACGGCACTCGCATGGCATCATCATCGGCAGCCTGTTGAGCTTCGAGCTGTCCCGCGAACTGTCGGGCCTGGTGTACTGGAACGGCCAGTACATCAGGATCACCCATGACTTCGACCTCGACCTCCTCGCCGAGATCAGTATTCCGTTGGCCCATGTCAGATAA
- a CDS encoding acyl-CoA dehydrogenase family protein, producing the protein MNKTVSAPSLGTPEPLKTGSPELEALLNQIAEGASDRERDRILPFEVIDLIRRARLGALRLPLDAGGAGSTIRDLFAFVIRLGEADANVAHILRNHFSVVERLVRSPKDEQSRQWQKAVAEGAIIGLATTELESPRVGNVTPGTTFTPDGNGDYLLNGTKYYSTGTLYSDYVLVRAADPSGATGATIVPIKREGIELVDDWDGLGQRLTATGTTHFRNVKVRREEVVFDTPDGGYGVPYSNTFAQLFLTAVVAGIARATLRDATALVRSRKRTFYYAPTEIPTDDPLLQQTVGQIASGAFAAETVVLAAVEALDLATDAFDAGAANATEAAHTAALLSAKAKIIADDFAIRGGSLLFDVGGASATKKVTNFDRHWRNARTLSSHNPTTYKARSIGEHEINGTPLPAKGFF; encoded by the coding sequence ATGAACAAGACCGTGTCCGCCCCCTCCCTCGGCACACCCGAACCGCTCAAGACCGGCTCGCCGGAGCTGGAGGCGCTCCTTAACCAGATCGCCGAGGGCGCCAGTGACCGCGAGCGCGACCGCATCCTGCCGTTCGAGGTCATCGATCTCATTCGCCGGGCTCGCCTTGGCGCGTTGCGGCTGCCGTTGGACGCCGGTGGCGCCGGCAGCACGATCCGCGATCTCTTCGCCTTCGTCATTCGCCTCGGCGAGGCCGACGCCAATGTCGCGCATATCCTGCGCAACCATTTCAGCGTGGTCGAGCGCCTGGTGCGTTCCCCCAAGGACGAGCAGAGCCGGCAATGGCAGAAGGCGGTCGCCGAGGGCGCCATCATCGGACTTGCGACGACCGAGCTTGAAAGCCCGCGCGTCGGCAATGTCACGCCCGGGACGACGTTCACGCCCGACGGGAACGGCGATTATCTGCTGAACGGCACCAAATACTACAGCACAGGCACGTTGTACTCGGATTATGTGCTGGTGCGCGCGGCCGATCCGTCCGGAGCGACGGGCGCCACGATCGTGCCGATCAAGCGCGAGGGAATCGAGCTGGTCGACGACTGGGACGGGCTCGGGCAGCGACTTACCGCAACCGGCACGACGCACTTCCGTAACGTCAAGGTCAGGCGCGAGGAAGTGGTGTTCGATACGCCGGACGGCGGTTATGGCGTGCCCTATTCCAACACGTTTGCACAGCTCTTCCTGACGGCGGTCGTTGCCGGCATTGCACGCGCGACGCTGCGCGATGCGACAGCCCTGGTCCGCTCGCGCAAGCGTACGTTTTACTACGCGCCCACCGAGATCCCGACCGACGATCCGCTCCTGCAACAGACGGTCGGCCAGATCGCCAGCGGCGCTTTTGCGGCCGAGACGGTGGTGCTCGCGGCCGTCGAGGCGCTCGACCTTGCAACCGATGCGTTCGACGCCGGCGCGGCGAACGCTACAGAGGCGGCGCACACCGCCGCGCTGCTCTCGGCAAAGGCCAAGATCATCGCCGATGATTTCGCCATCCGAGGTGGCAGCCTGCTGTTCGATGTCGGCGGCGCATCGGCGACCAAGAAGGTCACCAACTTCGACCGTCACTGGCGCAATGCGCGCACGCTCTCTTCGCACAATCCGACCACCTACAAGGCGCGTTCGATCGGCGAACACGAGATCAACGGCACGCCGTTGCCCGCGAAGGGCTTTTTCTGA
- a CDS encoding NrtA/SsuA/CpmA family ABC transporter substrate-binding protein: MSDSSIAKPSRRSFLGSAAFGIGALAGMNISEFAQAAPGRTTDTVRLTWGLSGLNLIAKERGEFEKVLAKDGIKVEWLGPFPNHAPTLQAVTGGSADFSFGGSTTPALAAIIAGSPLVFTQFVVYEPRTTAIIAKDGSGIDKVEDLVGKSVAVNRSGLGEFLLVAALEKHKVDRSAVKFVYLNPPDAAPALASGKVDAWSMWSPGVDIARLEYKAHDIFLEGRDLEFQIDYTSYLTTRKFATDNPALVRAVNDAFRAEGKWISENSRDAEYIAQKAGKYSDQVRDQFIAMNRKYRYFAVNDERFISELQKAADWLAARKVLPEPVKVTDHLAQL; this comes from the coding sequence ATGTCCGACTCATCGATCGCCAAACCATCCCGGCGCAGCTTCCTCGGCTCCGCAGCTTTTGGCATTGGCGCGCTCGCCGGCATGAATATCAGCGAATTCGCCCAGGCCGCGCCTGGCCGTACCACCGACACGGTCCGCCTGACCTGGGGCCTGAGCGGCCTCAATCTGATCGCCAAGGAGCGCGGCGAGTTCGAGAAGGTGCTGGCCAAGGATGGCATCAAGGTCGAATGGCTCGGCCCCTTCCCTAATCATGCGCCAACCTTGCAGGCGGTGACCGGCGGCAGCGCAGATTTCAGCTTCGGCGGCAGCACCACGCCTGCGCTCGCCGCTATCATCGCCGGCTCGCCGCTGGTGTTCACCCAGTTCGTGGTCTACGAGCCCCGCACCACGGCGATCATCGCCAAAGACGGGTCCGGCATCGACAAGGTCGAAGACCTCGTCGGCAAGTCGGTCGCGGTTAATCGCTCAGGCCTCGGCGAGTTCCTGCTGGTCGCGGCGCTCGAGAAACACAAGGTCGACCGCTCCGCGGTGAAGTTCGTCTATCTCAATCCTCCTGATGCGGCGCCGGCGCTCGCCTCCGGCAAGGTCGACGCCTGGTCGATGTGGAGCCCTGGCGTCGACATCGCCCGGCTCGAATACAAGGCGCACGACATCTTTCTGGAAGGCCGCGATCTCGAATTCCAGATCGACTACACGTCCTATCTGACCACCCGCAAATTCGCGACCGACAATCCCGCCCTCGTCCGCGCGGTGAACGACGCCTTCCGCGCCGAAGGCAAGTGGATTTCGGAGAACAGCAGGGATGCCGAGTACATCGCCCAGAAGGCGGGGAAATACAGCGATCAGGTCCGCGACCAGTTCATCGCGATGAACCGCAAATACCGCTACTTCGCGGTCAACGACGAGCGCTTCATCAGCGAGCTGCAAAAGGCCGCCGACTGGCTCGCGGCCCGCAAGGTTCTACCCGAGCCGGTCAAGGTGACCGACCATCTCGCCCAGCTCTAA
- a CDS encoding ABC transporter ATP-binding protein, protein MNVHVAPQPSAPFESGPAVVVSNLVRSYGSRVVIEKLNLRIDRGEFVALLGESGCGKTTLLRALAGLDPIQGGRIAAPRRPAVVFQEHRLLPWDNLWRNVALGLQVPDPRERAAEALTEVGLGDRLDDWPRNLSGGQAQRVALARALVQQPELLLLDEPFAALDALTRIRMHELVRELVANHQPGVLLVTHDVDEAIALADRILVMRDGAIAFEHRAGRGSSASISRAELLSELGVVSHSPS, encoded by the coding sequence GTGAACGTGCACGTCGCTCCGCAGCCTTCCGCGCCGTTCGAATCCGGACCGGCCGTCGTTGTCAGCAACCTCGTCCGCAGCTACGGCAGCCGCGTCGTGATCGAGAAGCTGAACCTGCGCATCGATCGCGGCGAATTCGTCGCCCTGCTCGGCGAGAGCGGGTGCGGCAAGACAACATTGTTGCGGGCGCTGGCCGGGTTGGATCCCATCCAGGGTGGCCGTATCGCGGCGCCCCGCCGGCCGGCCGTGGTGTTTCAGGAGCATCGGCTGCTGCCCTGGGACAATCTCTGGCGCAATGTGGCGCTCGGCTTGCAGGTTCCGGATCCTCGCGAACGCGCCGCCGAAGCGCTCACCGAGGTCGGCCTCGGCGACAGGCTCGACGACTGGCCGCGCAATCTGTCCGGCGGACAAGCCCAGCGCGTCGCGCTCGCCCGCGCGCTGGTGCAGCAGCCCGAGCTTCTGCTGCTCGACGAGCCGTTTGCCGCGCTCGATGCGCTCACCCGTATCCGCATGCACGAGCTGGTCCGCGAGCTGGTGGCCAATCATCAGCCCGGCGTCCTGCTCGTCACCCACGATGTCGACGAAGCCATCGCGCTGGCCGATCGCATCCTCGTGATGCGCGACGGCGCAATCGCCTTCGAGCATCGCGCCGGGCGTGGAAGCTCGGCATCCATCTCGCGCGCCGAACTCCTTAGCGAGCTTGGCGTGGTCTCCCATTCTCCCAGCTAG
- a CDS encoding ABC transporter permease subunit — protein MKSPAAASKLGARGLQLLSWVAPLLLVVVWEALAQAGWLSPQVLPAPSKVIRTAYKLVTTGTLLNDLGVSLLRAAAGFAIGSAVGATLGILVGFSRIAEAAIDRSVQMIRAIPFLAALPLVIVWLGVGETQKIFLVALGVTFPIYINTVLGIRQVDPKLLELGRVQGLSSLQLIRRIILPGALPSILTGVRYALATAWLALVVAETIGAQSGIGFLAMDAREFLRTDVIVLTIAIYALIGVAADAIARFLEQRLLAWHPNYGAAR, from the coding sequence ATGAAATCGCCTGCGGCGGCAAGCAAGCTTGGCGCTCGCGGCCTCCAGCTTCTGTCCTGGGTTGCACCCCTGCTGCTCGTTGTCGTTTGGGAAGCACTTGCACAGGCGGGATGGCTTTCGCCGCAGGTGCTGCCTGCACCAAGCAAGGTGATCCGAACGGCGTACAAGCTCGTAACCACCGGGACCCTGTTGAACGATCTCGGCGTCAGCCTGCTGCGTGCCGCGGCGGGCTTTGCGATCGGGTCTGCGGTCGGCGCCACGCTCGGCATCCTTGTCGGCTTCTCACGGATCGCGGAAGCCGCGATCGACCGCAGCGTGCAGATGATCAGGGCCATCCCTTTTCTCGCCGCACTCCCTCTGGTCATCGTCTGGCTGGGCGTCGGCGAGACGCAAAAAATCTTCCTTGTCGCGCTCGGCGTCACGTTCCCGATCTACATCAATACCGTGCTCGGCATCCGCCAGGTTGATCCCAAGCTGCTCGAGCTGGGACGAGTCCAGGGCCTGAGCTCGCTCCAACTGATCCGCCGCATCATTCTTCCCGGCGCGCTGCCGTCGATCCTGACCGGCGTTCGTTATGCTCTTGCCACGGCTTGGCTCGCGCTGGTCGTGGCTGAAACCATCGGCGCGCAGTCGGGGATCGGCTTTCTCGCGATGGATGCGCGCGAATTCCTGCGCACCGATGTGATCGTCCTGACGATCGCAATCTACGCGCTGATCGGCGTCGCGGCCGACGCCATTGCGCGCTTTCTCGAACAGCGCCTCCTCGCCTGGCATCCGAATTACGGAGCAGCAAGGTGA
- a CDS encoding LLM class flavin-dependent oxidoreductase, with translation MATAPLRFGIWALVHGPRAAHQAPEEPYDASWERNRDLILAAEELGYDSTLIAQHTINPHQEDLDQLEAWSAAAAIAALTKRIEIIAAIKPYLYHPVVLAKLALGIENISGGRFAINLVNAWNRPELEKAGIGFPDHDARYAYGREWISVVSRLMEGERLNYAGEHFNVTDYALRPTSLYRKRPAIYVGGESEPARGLVAGHGDVWFINGQPLEDVAGLIADVAVRPRDAAPPLRFGLSAFVVARETRELAQAAYERLLSLAAKDAPMKAIQKHNTDPKVVMMQTMQKTPRVGSNGGTAAGLVGSYDEVAERIEAFHAAGIELFMLQFQPFEAEMRRFALDVIPRVRARRSAKPADGRARSLG, from the coding sequence ATGGCGACTGCACCTCTTCGCTTCGGCATTTGGGCGCTGGTGCATGGGCCGCGCGCGGCGCATCAGGCTCCCGAAGAGCCCTATGATGCGTCCTGGGAGCGCAATCGCGATCTCATCCTTGCAGCCGAAGAGCTCGGTTATGATTCAACGCTGATCGCGCAGCACACCATCAACCCGCATCAGGAAGACCTCGATCAGCTCGAGGCCTGGAGTGCCGCGGCAGCGATCGCGGCGCTGACCAAGCGCATCGAGATCATTGCTGCGATCAAGCCCTATCTCTATCACCCCGTGGTGCTGGCGAAGCTCGCACTCGGGATCGAGAACATCAGCGGTGGCCGGTTTGCGATCAATCTGGTCAATGCCTGGAACCGTCCCGAACTGGAGAAGGCCGGGATCGGCTTCCCGGACCATGACGCTCGCTATGCCTACGGCCGCGAGTGGATATCTGTCGTCTCGCGCCTCATGGAAGGCGAACGTCTCAATTATGCGGGCGAGCATTTCAACGTCACGGACTATGCCCTGCGCCCGACCAGCCTGTATCGCAAGCGTCCGGCCATCTATGTCGGCGGTGAGTCCGAGCCGGCGCGCGGCCTCGTTGCAGGCCATGGCGACGTCTGGTTTATCAATGGCCAGCCGCTGGAGGATGTGGCCGGGTTGATTGCCGATGTCGCAGTGCGCCCGCGCGATGCCGCGCCGCCGCTCCGTTTCGGCTTGTCGGCCTTCGTCGTCGCACGCGAAACCCGGGAGCTGGCGCAGGCCGCTTACGAGCGGTTGCTGAGCCTCGCCGCAAAGGATGCGCCGATGAAGGCGATCCAGAAGCACAACACCGACCCCAAGGTCGTGATGATGCAGACCATGCAGAAGACGCCGCGCGTTGGCAGCAATGGCGGTACCGCCGCGGGGCTGGTCGGGAGCTATGACGAGGTGGCGGAGCGCATCGAGGCGTTCCATGCGGCCGGCATCGAGCTCTTCATGCTGCAATTCCAGCCGTTCGAGGCCGAGATGCGGCGATTTGCACTCGACGTAATTCCGCGCGTGCGGGCCAGGCGATCGGCCAAGCCCGCCGACGGGCGGGCTCGATCTCTGGGATAG
- a CDS encoding LLM class flavin-dependent oxidoreductase, whose product MSPRQLHLNVNLLHSGVYPSAWRLPDSDPRAFFDLGHYVRVAQIAERGKFDAIFLADSPAVNDRIDYRSFTSMEPTIVLATVAATTRHVGLIGTVSTTYNEPYNIARRFVTLDHASGGRSGWNAVTTADAASGRNFGLSSVTEHKARYERAKEFTEVVHALFDSWEDDAFVGDKASARFVDTSKVHPIAHRGPHYSVAGPLNVPRSPQGRPVTVQAGGSNDGRDFAAAYAEAVFTLAQSIEEGVAYARDLRARAASYRRSGDSIVILPGLATVIGSTEAEAKRRQDELWELVPIEYSLARLAGTLQIDPTLLELDKPLPDPLPLPVNANHTMFQGTVNIARRGNLTVRQLIRALGGGVGHRIIVGTPEQIADDIEAWFKAGAADGFNLMPDVLPSGLETFVDTVVPILQSRGLFRTEYAGSTLRDHLGLQRPVSRYAKRSLEVASA is encoded by the coding sequence ATGTCGCCACGCCAATTGCACCTGAACGTCAACCTGCTTCACTCCGGCGTATATCCGTCAGCCTGGCGACTGCCCGACAGCGATCCACGCGCCTTCTTCGATCTCGGTCATTATGTGCGCGTGGCTCAGATTGCCGAGCGCGGCAAGTTTGACGCAATCTTTCTGGCGGACTCGCCAGCCGTGAACGACCGCATCGACTACCGGTCGTTCACGTCGATGGAGCCGACCATCGTGCTGGCAACAGTTGCCGCAACGACCAGGCACGTCGGTCTGATTGGAACGGTGTCGACGACCTACAACGAGCCCTACAACATCGCACGCCGTTTCGTGACGCTCGACCACGCCAGCGGCGGCCGCTCGGGATGGAACGCGGTCACCACGGCAGATGCCGCTTCAGGCCGCAATTTCGGTCTGTCGTCGGTAACGGAACACAAGGCACGCTACGAACGCGCCAAGGAGTTCACGGAAGTCGTCCACGCATTGTTCGACAGCTGGGAGGACGACGCCTTTGTGGGCGACAAGGCGAGCGCGCGATTTGTTGATACGTCGAAAGTGCACCCGATCGCGCACCGCGGCCCGCATTACTCGGTGGCAGGACCGCTGAACGTCCCACGCTCACCACAGGGGCGACCGGTCACGGTGCAGGCGGGTGGCTCGAATGACGGGCGCGATTTCGCGGCAGCCTATGCAGAAGCCGTATTCACGCTGGCGCAGAGCATCGAGGAAGGCGTCGCGTATGCGCGCGATCTGCGCGCACGCGCCGCGTCCTATCGTCGTTCCGGCGATTCCATCGTGATTCTGCCCGGGCTCGCCACCGTCATCGGCAGCACCGAGGCCGAAGCCAAGCGGCGACAGGACGAGCTCTGGGAACTGGTGCCGATCGAATACAGCCTGGCGCGGTTGGCCGGCACGCTTCAGATCGACCCTACCCTCCTCGAGCTCGACAAGCCCCTGCCGGATCCCCTGCCGCTTCCGGTCAATGCCAACCACACCATGTTCCAAGGCACCGTGAATATCGCACGGCGTGGCAATCTCACAGTCCGACAGCTGATCCGCGCGCTCGGAGGCGGCGTCGGACATCGCATCATCGTCGGCACGCCGGAGCAGATCGCCGACGACATCGAGGCTTGGTTCAAGGCGGGTGCCGCCGACGGTTTCAACCTCATGCCAGACGTACTGCCGTCCGGTCTGGAGACCTTCGTCGATACCGTCGTGCCCATCCTACAGAGTCGCGGGCTGTTCCGCACCGAGTACGCCGGCTCGACGCTGCGCGATCATCTTGGCCTGCAGCGACCAGTGAGCCGATATGCGAAGCGGTCGCTGGAGGTCGCATCAGCCTAG